The genomic stretch GAAAGCAAAATCAATCATTATCAATTCAGTGTCTTTGTTTAACAGGACACCATTTTCGTTCCATCGTAGTTGTTGAGTGGTATAGATGTTTTAGTTAGGACTATAAACTTGTTAAATCGAGTTAAATTTTATgatattcaagtttgtttgataaaaTAACTGAGTTAAATTGAGTCAAGTCTAAAATGAATCAAGTCGTTGAAATGATTATTCAAACTTAGCTTGAttcattttttatgagtttgattttggtttatttaAATGTGattgaactctcaattcaagtttatttgattgtttgaaatttttacattttaaacttGTTTGGTTGGTCATTGAAATTGTTAATACAACTTGTTTATTCATTCTGAAATTTTATTTTCgtttatttaacatattaataAGAATTTTATTGATAAACATGGTTCACGAACATATTAACAAACGTTGTTCATAAATATGTTCATGAACATTATTTACGAATATTAACAAATTGAGCacatgtgttcaagcttatttatttattttaacaaattattcaaatttatttatttattgatctTGAATGtatcaaataaatataaataaattcttattaaattaaacattaaacttattcataaatatttaattcatttaCCCTAATAGTTTTAGTATCCTAACACTTTATGTTTTAGTATTCTACCATCGCCTAGGCCTCTGGGAGGATAACAAATGAAACATACAAATaagaaaaaacattttttttaatatctcattaattttccatataaaactaaaactataaaaaaaacatACATACCCCTATTTAATTCATACTCTACTTTTGTCCTTATATTTAATCAATCGATCACATTTGTTAAGCATGACAAAGATAATTAGGAAGAATTATTTTTCATTCAAAGTTTCTAGTATTTTAGATGATGGTGAATAATACAATAATATgctaatgaaaaatataaaaatggtAAATTAACGAACCGTTCGTATCTCAGtttaaaattaccaaatcaaCTATTCCATATTCATTTTGCCACTTTGCATTTACTGGGACACAAGGTCCCGAATTGATTGCCACAGTAGCAATTGATTAAAAaactttatttatatttaaaaaatcgaTACTTTCAATATAAtgtgtcaaattaatatttaagaacatagatatagtaaaaaaaaactagataaatacataggacatagtttcatgtcatttcgagttctctagatccatcaacTGATTTCGGCGGAATGACATGAAACTCGATtatatgtgttcgtctagttctcctaattacaTTCAtactctcaaacatcaatttgacatattatattaagagttttaaaatacaaataagattttTTGAATACATTTGTGTTAAAAAACATTACTGCTTTCAATATGACATATCAATATGACGTTTAAAAGCgtgaatataattaggagaactagatgaacatATAGACCTTGTTTCAAGTAATTccgagctctctaagtccataaGTCGATTTTGATAATTAACTGATAGACTTAGAGAGTTCAGAATGATATGCAATCATGTTCTATATATTCatatagttctcctgattatattcatacctttaaaaattaatttaatatactATATTAAGAGCGGTGACTTTTTAAACAcgaattagattttttaaatatattcgtgttcaaaaaatcaccgcTCATAATAGTGTCTCAAATTGATGTATGAGGGCATAAATATAATTAGGAAATTAGACGAACACATAAAActtgatttcatatcatttcgaACTCTCTAGGTTTATCAATCGATTTTGATCCGTTTCAGCCAAAATTGacttatggacctagagaactcggaatgaTCTGGAACTAGATTTTAtgtattcgtctagttctcctatcattccctcaaacatcaatttgaacaattatatttttgAACACAAATAAGATTTTCggacatattcatgttaaaaaaatcacagCTATCAATATAGTATGTTAAATTGTTGTTTGAGGGCATCAGGGCATAACATAAGAGCCAGATGAACTAGAACCGGCTTATGGATCTAAAGAACttgaaatgatatgaaataatattttatatgttcgtctagttctttTGATATATTCATgccatcaaatatcaatttaatccaCTATATTGAGATCAGTAATTTCTTAAGCACGGATCAAATTTTAAGATTTAGAACTACAGAATTATTCCTAATCGATTGATAAATTAATACATCATGAGtacatgatttaataattttaaaatttagataattTGGATATTCTGAACCTTTATTTACATGGTTCGATAATTTGctgatataaaaaaatatatcaatatGAATGGAATGGAGgtagattaaaaataaattaaaaggttaACAAATGAATTATTAAATAGAAACTTAGAAGTATCCTCTCTTTACTAACCAGTCAATTTAGAGAAGAATGGCAGTTAACATTAATGAgcgcttagaatttttttttaaaaaatgaagttAGATCTTTAGAAGTAtctttttctaaattaaaatgaaaacatTAAATAATTTCTTTGTTTTCAAACCCTAAAACTCAGCTCCTCCTTTGTGTAGGCCTGTAGGGTGGCCCACGGCATGGAGAGTCTGAGCTGCGATGACAGCAATTACCCAACTACAAAACCAATGCCTTTGAATGCTTTCTCTATTCCTTTCACTGGTTAGGGTGGGGTTGCAGCGGCCCCAAGTCCTTGGGATCCTGTGGAGTGGCTCAATCACACCTAATGCATTGAAACTCTTACACATACCTTCCTTTTCTATTGCCTGCCTGCCTGCCTTCCTGCCTTCAACACAATTACACAAGTATGATAAAGAAACACATAACACTAAAACATTACTCAGTTTCAGAGAGTTGCATACTGAAAGAAGATATGAACACAGAGTTGCATACTGAAAATTATCACGCAAACTCTGGATTAAATATCAAGAGCTCCATAATCACTTTCATCTTCATTCAACTGTAATCATTGTTCTTTCTCAGAGCACTCAACAAAAGTTCACACAAGCATCGCAACACACTACGAGTTACAAACTACTACATTGAACACATTTATGGTTTTTTCTGTGGTCGTTTGTTTTGTGCTTCTAGCGTAGTAAAAATATAACTAGAAGACTGTTCAAAGTATATTAACAAGCATAGCACACGCGATTGAAGTAAAAATGGAGAATTTTGCCTAAAGAAACAGTTCTATACAAGAGGCAAACAGCTGAGAATTTGGTTGGATCGATGGATTGCAGTCAACGCAGCGAGTCCGGCGCGATGAGCTCCTTCCTGAGCTTGTGGCTGAAGAGACGGCAGGCGTCGACGCTAAGGTCGACGGCGGCCGCCAGTGCCACGAAGGCGGCGGCGTCCTCGGAGCAGCCGACGTGCTGCACGCCGACCTCGACAGTGGGGCGGCCGCTGCGCCCCTCCCCGGCAACTGTCGAGGACATCACGAAGCCGCGGTAGCTGGAGAAGGGCCACAGAGAGTAGCCGAAGTCGCCGCTGCCTCTAGGACTGCAACCCGGAGAGGTCGATCGGCTGAGGGACCTGCTTAGAGGCGAGCCGGCAGCGCCGGTGAGGTCGATGGTGAACGTTCCACCCTTGGCGGAGCTCAGGGTAGACTCGGCGAGGTTGATGCCAGCGCCCATGGCGGCGTCGGCGAGGAGCTCGAAGCGGTAGCCAAGGCCTCCGTCGCGCTCACGCCAGGCCTCGAGGCGCCCCCAGGGCTTCCAAGTGCCATCGCCAGGCCGGAGCACGAGCCATGCGCCGGGGTTGGATCGGCTGACCCTGTCAGTGCCTGTGGAGGCGACGAAGGGGGTCACCATGGAGGCGAGGGCCACGGGGGAACCGGAAAGGTCATGAACTGTTACCGACCACCCTTTCCTCTCCTTCCCCGTCCTCTCCCTCTCAGATCCGAACGACGAAAGCCAATTTCTAGAGCTCCCTGGTTCGTGATGCATCGAACTGAAACACAAATCACGTAAGAAGAATGCTTCCTCAAAACGGGCGAAATAGATATTTTGTCAAGAACCCTAGCAAGTAATTCGATTTGGAggaggaaagagaagaaaacaacaAGGTaatgtagatatatatatatatgtaacgtTTTAAAAGGTAATGTAGTATGAAAGGAACAAAATTCCAGTTTACATCGAGTAAGTAAGAAGGGATGATATGAGAAGGACTAGGGCAGAACCTGAGGCTCAAATTGCGGTCGCCGGCACTGCGGCAGCAGAACTTGCAAGTGAAGACGGGCTGTCTCATTTGCCCCTGCACCTGGAACACCTGGGGGCTGCATTCCGGCTCCCCGTCGAACTCAAACACGAACCGCGGATCCGGCTCCGCCCTCACCGTGAGATACAGCTGCGGCAACGATGAGgagactttcttcttcttcttcgccccCAACTCTACCCATCCGCTGTGGAACACAACGGCCCTGCCGCCGCCGCCCTCCGCGATCACGCCCTTCAGGTCCAGTGTCACCGTGATCTCTCCGAGGAGCCGTCCGGAGGTGACTCCGCACGTCGCACCCTGGCGTCCGGTGTAAACCGCGACCTTCAGCCTCGCGCGTCCCCTAGCTGCGGCGAAGACCGAGGATTTGCCAGAGATGCGGTCGAGGTCGACCTGCGAGAGGTTGAAGCGAGCGGAGAGGGAGGGGGATGGCGCGGCGGCGGAGAGATCCTCTGGGGTGACGAGAGGGACGGCGGCGTTCTGGTGGGGGGACTTGTCGAGGCGGATCTTGGCGAAGCAAGGAAAGGAGGAATTGTGGACGCCTCCGCCAGCGGGAGGGGCAGCGAAGGGGATCCTGAGAGCGAGGTTGCCGACCAGGACCCGGACAAAGGGGCATGGGTCCATGGCGGCGATGGCGAGGTAGCGGAGCTTGTGCGTTGATTTGATTTATCGAACGCAGTTGTTGTTTAGTTGgtcgaaatgaagaagaagaagaactgagACAGGCTGGCAAACTGAGAGAGACGAAAGCAATGGGTAAGCGTGCGTACGTGCGTGCGGCAGGGCCCCCCCTTCTGGTGCGCGATGTGTTACATTATTTTAGTTAGAgtgctaaaatttaaatttaacacttttttcctaaaaattataatttcaattaatttgattgatcGATCCTATAAAATTTTTCTATCACTTATCAGTGTAAATCAGAAAGTTTAAATAACAATGTGAATATCATACCATGTCATCATGATCCAGGACAGCCCCCTTTTTCCTAAAGCCATTAGGGAGAGATTCTTTGCTAGTTATTAAATTGATGTTTGTTATCAAATTGAACAGTCTTTTTATTCTTTATCTTCTTTAATAATGATTTTGAGTACTTTGATGGGTTGTATTCGGATAGGTAACAGTTTAATATGCATGTGCTTCGGGAGACTATTTCTCACAAAATATGCACATTTTAATTAGTATGAAAATCTCACCACCATCAATAATAAATCAAACATCAACCAGAGCAAGCTCCACttatttatgatttattagtTTACCCCTAAACTTTGAAAAATAGCAAGTTATCCTCATAATTTTCTATATTGTCTCATTAACAAAGTTTACTTACCCTCAGTCAGAGGGAGAAAGAAAatgttatattttaaaatctagaGGACGGCTATAAAAAAGATATAAAGTCTGGGAGTTAATTTGAAAATGTTTCAATAATTAAGATGATGGCATTGGTAGATCGCATTTGGATTACAGCTGTCATCGTCGTCTGATTTACGCTTAGTGAGCTGTACTTCCTCCTCAACTACCCCACGTGGCGGTGCCTTTTTGGTTGTTAAGAATAACCCTGAATCCTGTCTGACTTTTCGCACTAGTGAAGAATTTTGCCGTGGCAATTGAAAGTGCAatactaattaaatgattaaataaTGGCGTAGTGTTAAACTAAGTTTTGTCCATATTAAAGACAAGTAGGTTCATTTAAGTTCAACTAATAATTAAACTAGACAAGATTAATCAATTAGGCAAGACCATTAATGAGTCGATCTCATcctaataaaaaaattcaattcaTAAATGATGAAATGACGAAAGGGGCCTACTCATGGGTCAAAGGATAAAGATAATAGTCGACGTAAAAGTCAAAATTAAAGAAGTTAACATTAGAGAATTAACGGACTCACTAAAAGGGGTTGAGCAGAACTCTCCTGTAGTGGTCGATCGAGCATGAATTATTGGAATACAATTTTTCGAATGAAAAAACAAGGTGTCATCAGTTGATGAAAGTCAAAATTGACTTCAAATTTGAAATATACGTTTTGCGTAGATAAATCTAGACTATTGATTTGCTTAAAACCGATTACggatgaatgagaaattaattgtttaaagtgaAGCTCAAAATTAGTAGATGGGGAATAGTCTCACATCTAAAAGAACAAGGAGAGATTGTCTCCTTATATATGTTGATGTGTTATTGGAGTTAATATAAAAAGCACAAGGTGCTCTCTTCCCATGGGCGAGCATCTAAGAGAAGGTTCGCCGGTCTCGAAGCACAAGGTCCCCCCAGATGTTGGAAAAACTCACTCATTCAATCAACTCATCCAAGCATCTAAGAGTAGCTTCATTCCTTCTGCATTCAGAGTGCAAAAaacctacgagaaggttcgtcgGTCTCGAAGTTTGTAACGATTTCAGTTTGCATCCTTGACAGCTCCAATAGTCGTAAAGTAACTACGACCACACCGGAGCCAACAGTTCGCAAGCGTAAAACGATATTGTGCAAACTGAGATGGCTACGATCAACGATATTCCAACCGCTCTTCCACTCGAAGAGAAGCTGGAAAAGTTCAACGGAGCCGCGCAAGCGTAAAACGATATTGTGTAAACTGAGATGGCTACGATCAACGATATTCCAACCGCTCTTCCACTCGAAGAGAAGCTGGAAAAGTTCAACGGAGCCGCGCAAGCGTAAAATGATATTGTGCAAACTGAGATGGCTACGATCAACGATATTCCAACCGCTCTTCCACTCGAAGAGAAGCTGGAAAAGTTCAATGGAGCCGATTTCAAAAGATGACAGCAGAAGATGTTGTTCTACCTAATAACGTTAAACCTCGTACGATTTTGCATGAAGACCTGCCAGTCGTTACGGAAGGTAATTCTGATAGTAAGGCTGCATGTGATGCATGGTTGCACGGAGATTTCCTGTGCTGCAACTACGTTCTCAACGCATTGGACAACACattgtataacgtgtattgttcaatAGAGACCACAAAATCTCTATGGGAGTCActtgaaaagaaatacaaaaccGAAAGCGTCGGGTTGAAGAAATTCATTGTCGGccgatttctggatttcaagatggtggattCCAAGAGCGtgacatctcaagtccaagacttGCAACTGATACTGTATGATCTGGAtgtcgaaggcatgaagctgaacgagtcgtTCAAAGTAGCCGCGGTAATTGAGAAACTTCCTccatcatggaaggatttcaaaaattacctgaagcacaagcaaaAGAAGATGAGACTCTCCTTGTATATCCAAAGACTGCAGATGCCTAAAGAAACCAACCAAGAGTCGGAAAGATGCTGCGAACCAGGTCGCAACTTCTGACGACATGGAactggatctcactgcggtcgcATTTGAAGCCAACATGGTGGTGGATAACCCCAAgcagtggtggatcgatactggagcgaCACATCATATCTGTTTTGATAAAgtgatgttctccaagtatactccgataagtggaagaaagctctatatgggcaattccaAGACACCCCCGATCATCGGACTTGGGAAAGTAGTTCTGAAAATGATGTCTGGGAAGGAGCTAACAtgtgctccatgttcccgacatcagaaagaacctagtttctggatcaACACTTGTTAAAGCCGGTTTCAGACTAATGTTCCAGTctaacaactttgtacttacgaaaaatggtgtcttcgtaggtaACGGGTACTTAGAACAGAGTCTGTTCAAAATGATTGTAATGACTGTACACCGTGAATttgatgataataaaataaaagtttccagctatgttgttgagtgttttacttTATGCCATGATCGACTTGGGCATGTCAATAATAAAACTCTGAAACATCTcgtcaagttaaatttattaccaaacgtcaatgttgaggaaacacacaaatgtgaagtgtgtgtGGAAGCAAAAAAGACGagacttgtaacgaccacccttcttactactactactctctaaggatgaccgttacttaactactaactctacttaaccggtatgattaaaaatcacatggaaaccctaccgaaaaatttcgacagagtctcccctgtaccggtgaccaaatcaacaatacaaacaaactatactcagccacaggcggctggaacatatattttcacaaccaaaaggaataacatcaacttatcccttttataatattctgttaattatcttaaataaattcgctaccttttctaaacaaacaaatccaagatcatcttatcccttttataatattctgttaactatcttaaataaattcgctaccttttctaaacagaaaaatctgtttgcccacctggtcagctgggttttgaccgagtcaaaggtcgtgggttcaattctcggcttggacatttttttgtcgaaacttccttcgtttagtaaaaatatcaaacgacctccaaaaattacataaaaatactctaaaaatttctaaaaatccttagaatatttctatagcatttttaaatatttttaaattacttttaggactctaattgaggaaatttgggtcgttacaagactACCTTTTCATTCAGTGGAAAGgtcaacaactcctctagagtcaatacatagtgatctatgtgacttaaaattcgtgcaaactagaggaggtaaaaagtattttgttacttttatcgaTAACTGCACAAGGTTCTATTATGTCTTTCTTGTAAGAAATAAAGATGAAGCCTTAGAAgcattcagaacctataaaacagaagttgaaaatcaacttggtaaacgaattaaaataatttgtagCGATAGaagtggagaatatggtgcaccgtttgatgagttttgttcagaatctggcgttatccatcaaacaacgactCCTTACTCGCCTCAATCAaatggtgttgccgaacgtaaaaattgaACACTAaaggaaatgatgaatgccttgttgataaattcaggcttatctcagaacttgtggggggaagctatATTATCGGCAaaccacattctcaacaaaatcc from Zingiber officinale cultivar Zhangliang chromosome 5B, Zo_v1.1, whole genome shotgun sequence encodes the following:
- the LOC121984852 gene encoding uncharacterized protein LOC121984852; the protein is MDPCPFVRVLVGNLALRIPFAAPPAGGGVHNSSFPCFAKIRLDKSPHQNAAVPLVTPEDLSAAAPSPSLSARFNLSQVDLDRISGKSSVFAAARGRARLKVAVYTGRQGATCGVTSGRLLGEITVTLDLKGVIAEGGGGRAVVFHSGWVELGAKKKKKVSSSLPQLYLTVRAEPDPRFVFEFDGEPECSPQVFQVQGQMRQPVFTCKFCCRSAGDRNLSLSSMHHEPGSSRNWLSSFGSERERTGKERKGWSVTVHDLSGSPVALASMVTPFVASTGTDRVSRSNPGAWLVLRPGDGTWKPWGRLEAWRERDGGLGYRFELLADAAMGAGINLAESTLSSAKGGTFTIDLTGAAGSPLSRSLSRSTSPGCSPRGSGDFGYSLWPFSSYRGFVMSSTVAGEGRSGRPTVEVGVQHVGCSEDAAAFVALAAAVDLSVDACRLFSHKLRKELIAPDSLR